A genomic region of Dactylococcopsis salina PCC 8305 contains the following coding sequences:
- a CDS encoding DUF4351 domain-containing protein produces MRVRRDRGLGEGWKIIVEANPELPEGEEVTRPLPQAFIEWEQQVEQRGKKTEARSLVWRLLSRRFGDIPSPIQTQIEKLEIEQTEALAEALLDFTSIADLKRWLLDARGTEQ; encoded by the coding sequence TTGAGGGTAAGGCGCGATCGCGGTTTGGGGGAGGGATGGAAAATCATTGTCGAAGCCAATCCAGAACTCCCAGAAGGGGAGGAGGTGACTAGGCCCTTGCCACAAGCCTTTATAGAATGGGAACAACAAGTTGAACAGCGCGGGAAAAAAACAGAAGCGCGATCACTAGTCTGGCGACTGCTCTCACGGCGTTTTGGAGACATTCCTTCCCCAATTCAAACCCAGATTGAGAAATTAGAGATTGAGCAAACTGAAGCCCTGGCTGAAGCTCTCTTGGATTTTACCTCGATCGCTGATCTTAAGCGTTGGTTGCTTGATGCAAGAGGAACAGAACAATGA
- a CDS encoding RpnC/YadD family protein has product MTRNLHDQFSKDSLEELLYSFGKSEVDSKVASEVREIDFFFTPDPDKKANLTALGFLGKLALTPAMIEPYRNPIDVKEVRKCLKKLLDLEASQQRRYRREQTPLSEQEAPTLWILSPTISNSVIEAFGAKPDLENWVEGFYFCGEGLRTVLVAVHQLPRTPDTLFLRIFGRGKVQMQALEELQQLPPSNPFRDRMLEIVANMVAILEVRQQEQQGLESEEREFLMQLSTVYTQRLQEAEQRGEERGVEQGIEQGIEQGIEQGVKLAQRRFIRNLLSRGMTIEEIAELTELSPEEVTQLINQDEQYSVS; this is encoded by the coding sequence TTGACTCGAAACCTTCACGACCAATTTAGCAAAGATTCTCTCGAAGAATTGCTCTATTCCTTTGGAAAAAGCGAGGTAGATTCTAAGGTGGCTTCCGAAGTTCGCGAAATTGATTTCTTTTTTACTCCTGATCCCGACAAGAAAGCTAACTTAACCGCATTAGGTTTCTTGGGAAAATTAGCATTAACCCCAGCGATGATCGAACCGTATCGTAATCCCATTGATGTTAAAGAAGTGCGAAAGTGCTTGAAAAAATTACTGGATTTGGAAGCAAGCCAACAACGACGCTACCGAAGAGAACAAACTCCTTTATCGGAACAAGAAGCGCCGACTCTCTGGATTCTCTCACCGACCATTTCCAACTCAGTAATTGAAGCATTCGGGGCGAAACCAGACTTAGAAAACTGGGTGGAGGGCTTTTACTTTTGTGGAGAAGGATTGAGAACCGTTCTCGTTGCCGTACACCAACTTCCTCGCACTCCCGACACCTTATTTTTAAGGATTTTTGGTCGCGGTAAAGTACAAATGCAGGCGCTCGAAGAGTTACAGCAGTTGCCGCCAAGCAATCCCTTTCGGGATAGAATGCTCGAAATTGTAGCGAATATGGTTGCTATCTTAGAAGTAAGACAGCAAGAGCAACAAGGTTTAGAAAGTGAAGAGAGGGAATTTCTGATGCAGTTATCAACGGTTTATACTCAACGCCTTCAAGAGGCTGAACAACGAGGTGAAGAGCGTGGCGTTGAACAAGGTATTGAACAAGGTATTGAACAAGGTATTGAACAAGGGGTGAAACTGGCGCAGCGAAGATTCATCCGCAACCTTTTAAGTCGAGGCATGACAATTGAGGAAATTGCTGAACTCACCGAACTTTCCCCGGAAGAAGTCACTCAACTGATTAATCAAGATGAACAGTATAGCGTTTCTTAG
- a CDS encoding VWA domain-containing protein yields MADFNGDDNDNNLVGNDNEDDVIQGFDGNDSLVGLGGNDRLIGGFGNDTLDGGFGNDTLNGGNGDDIYQISRDLSGVNTINDVAGNDTLEIFDTEGTAFQVSLEAPTVGLIGIERDGANVLVDIVADGIADDLIVEDFFASANSNTPGAGFIETFGVTSGRDVQDFLAVNVPPENQPPVVGIGNFEIDEFAANGTQFGQLDISDPDGDDLTVSLSEASQVRLINTFTGGETEDPDVDGDGDAPFAIDNEGVITVNDTDDLGPLFEVVSFGNFFAFTRTVPSFDLTVEVSDGEATTEGASSIDVNLGRPAFGFGDPHVTTFDRNSFGFQVVGEFTLIESTDENNPLNIQARTAPAIQENGEPSDRLSNYTAIGTEIDGNTVAIYAGEENPVFVDGEAVTDFGVAGIEVGDGGRIVNLGNGFFNISLGGEAQERIVVQVFENRIDPRFFLSEERNGNITGVMGNKDGDPSNDIVDSNGDVIQEATFEQINGEFAEAFRITDGANSLLLRDGEDIENINNPDFPAEEVTLASLEAELGTEAFNEIVAQVEEAGVPEGFLRTSAIIDFATTGDDTFIGSALNVAGGNATPEVDNAVFTIEEDLADGEVVGTVSIQDGDDGLENLEVSISAGNEDIDGDGEAPFAIDGQGQITINDSGDLDAFGFTLSVTATDPLGATATGSVTIAFNPPDVDQPPSVAANVNEIRENSVEGTIVGQAIAVDAEGDDFTFGLDGELDPNGNGTDAFTIAPENGLITVADPGDLDFETTPSFGFDITATQTNDDTIIGTSTVTVNLIDNDDETATPTFNLDVDENGVANGSVDGLNILNFLFGLGAQTMDTSQAPDEVGQQNIFDNIQEGLDIDNPALDVDRSGVANGSVDGLNILRVLANLGPEQMDISQTDLGQQNVFDNVQALDIPGDDILVEPIQPEDGIPNHVVEANLTSPVEAGSEVEINLSYRTEDPEAANAEFLSFSVAVDSSVLQLEDTNPDLSGIQLPEGTFVDRFEFGSLLSNGIPSAFEDTNNLDNDPNTDVLISFAYSRGFDEDWPFGADEIPEGETSVDLGKLRLPLADSFDPATDTTTANIILRDPDSSFQANPEENLDELVISAEQGINESPVATDDSNQTDEDTVLNVDAANGVLTNDSDPDGDNLTVSAVNGEEANVGTTFELDSGTLLTLNADGSYEYDPNGAFEDLNDGDTATDTFTYTVADGNGGTNTAEITVTIDGITDGFDEPVLSAVDDLVFGTSNNDTLNAADQNDPYTGNNQITFTGAGEDLVDGSIGGDGSNRNYGGSNADELFAGNNDRLFGEGGNDTLDASQGTGNNRLYGGDDNDDLIAGNDDLLTGGNGDDRLFVRQGGNNLLIGNSGADQFWIATDEIPNSPNIITDFTSGEDAIGFGGFPDLSFSDLSLSQEGSNTLIGLDANDPIAELQGVQANTLTENDFVFAAQSPQ; encoded by the coding sequence ATGGCAGATTTTAACGGAGATGACAACGACAATAATCTTGTTGGTAACGACAATGAAGATGATGTGATTCAGGGGTTTGATGGCAATGATTCTCTAGTTGGTTTAGGCGGTAATGATCGTTTGATCGGTGGATTTGGCAACGACACTCTCGACGGTGGATTTGGCAACGACACTCTCAACGGTGGCAATGGTGATGATATTTACCAGATTAGCCGTGATTTGAGCGGTGTTAACACCATCAATGATGTTGCTGGGAATGATACGCTAGAAATTTTTGACACCGAAGGGACTGCCTTCCAAGTTTCCTTAGAAGCACCCACGGTAGGATTAATCGGAATTGAAAGAGATGGGGCTAACGTTTTAGTTGATATCGTTGCTGATGGCATTGCCGATGACCTAATCGTTGAAGATTTCTTTGCTTCTGCCAATAGCAATACTCCAGGTGCAGGATTTATTGAAACTTTTGGCGTTACCTCTGGCAGAGATGTCCAAGATTTCTTGGCGGTTAATGTCCCTCCCGAAAATCAGCCTCCTGTGGTTGGTATCGGTAACTTTGAGATTGATGAATTTGCTGCCAACGGAACACAATTCGGTCAGCTAGACATTAGCGACCCAGATGGGGATGATTTAACGGTTAGCTTGAGTGAAGCCTCTCAAGTCCGTCTGATCAATACATTTACAGGGGGAGAAACAGAAGACCCCGATGTTGATGGTGATGGTGATGCGCCCTTTGCGATTGACAATGAAGGGGTAATTACTGTTAACGATACCGATGATCTCGGACCTTTATTTGAAGTGGTTTCGTTTGGTAATTTCTTCGCATTTACTCGGACTGTTCCTTCCTTTGACTTAACAGTAGAAGTAAGCGACGGTGAAGCAACAACTGAGGGAGCCTCCAGTATTGATGTCAACCTTGGTCGTCCCGCCTTTGGCTTTGGTGATCCTCACGTTACCACCTTTGACCGTAATAGCTTCGGCTTCCAAGTGGTGGGTGAGTTCACTCTCATTGAGTCCACTGATGAAAATAACCCGTTAAACATTCAGGCTCGCACCGCCCCTGCTATTCAGGAAAACGGAGAACCTTCAGATCGACTGTCCAACTACACCGCCATTGGAACTGAAATTGATGGCAATACCGTTGCGATTTATGCAGGAGAAGAAAATCCTGTGTTTGTCGATGGTGAAGCCGTAACCGATTTTGGTGTAGCTGGAATCGAAGTGGGAGATGGCGGTCGCATTGTTAACTTGGGTAATGGCTTCTTTAACATTAGCCTCGGCGGTGAAGCCCAAGAACGGATCGTTGTACAAGTTTTTGAAAACCGCATTGATCCTCGTTTCTTCCTTTCTGAGGAACGTAATGGCAACATTACAGGTGTCATGGGGAATAAAGATGGCGATCCCAGTAATGACATCGTTGACAGCAACGGTGATGTGATTCAAGAGGCAACCTTTGAACAAATTAACGGTGAGTTTGCTGAGGCCTTCCGTATTACTGACGGTGCCAATTCTTTACTCTTACGGGATGGAGAAGATATTGAAAACATCAACAATCCTGATTTCCCTGCCGAAGAAGTGACCCTCGCCAGCTTAGAAGCGGAGTTAGGCACAGAAGCCTTCAATGAAATTGTTGCCCAAGTCGAAGAAGCGGGTGTTCCCGAAGGATTCTTACGGACTTCAGCGATTATCGACTTTGCCACCACAGGGGATGATACCTTTATTGGTTCCGCTCTCAATGTGGCTGGTGGTAATGCGACACCAGAAGTAGATAATGCTGTCTTCACTATTGAAGAAGATTTAGCCGATGGTGAAGTGGTCGGAACTGTCTCAATCCAAGACGGTGATGATGGTTTAGAAAACCTCGAAGTCAGCATCAGTGCTGGAAATGAAGATATTGATGGTGATGGGGAAGCTCCGTTTGCGATCGATGGACAGGGACAAATCACAATCAATGATAGCGGTGATTTAGATGCTTTCGGTTTTACCTTAAGCGTCACGGCAACTGACCCTCTAGGTGCAACAGCTACGGGTTCGGTTACTATTGCTTTTAATCCTCCTGATGTTGATCAGCCCCCAAGCGTAGCAGCAAATGTCAATGAGATTCGTGAAAACAGCGTTGAGGGAACGATCGTCGGTCAGGCGATCGCCGTTGATGCCGAAGGCGATGACTTCACCTTTGGTCTCGATGGTGAGTTAGACCCCAACGGTAATGGCACAGATGCCTTCACCATTGCTCCTGAAAACGGTTTAATTACCGTTGCTGACCCTGGCGATTTAGACTTTGAAACCACACCGAGTTTTGGGTTTGATATTACTGCAACTCAGACCAATGATGATACGATTATTGGCACAAGTACAGTTACCGTCAACTTAATTGATAATGATGATGAGACAGCAACCCCAACGTTTAATCTCGATGTGGATGAGAACGGCGTTGCCAACGGTTCAGTCGATGGCTTAAATATCTTGAATTTCCTATTCGGCTTAGGGGCCCAAACCATGGATACCAGTCAAGCCCCCGACGAAGTTGGTCAGCAAAACATCTTTGATAACATCCAGGAGGGACTCGACATCGACAATCCGGCCCTTGATGTGGATCGAAGTGGAGTTGCTAACGGTTCGGTAGATGGCTTGAACATCCTGCGAGTTTTGGCAAACTTGGGACCCGAACAAATGGATATTAGCCAAACCGACCTTGGTCAGCAAAATGTGTTTGATAACGTTCAAGCCTTAGACATACCAGGTGATGATATCCTTGTCGAACCAATTCAACCAGAAGATGGGATTCCCAATCATGTTGTTGAGGCAAACTTAACCTCTCCTGTAGAAGCAGGTTCGGAAGTTGAGATCAATCTCTCTTACCGTACAGAAGACCCAGAAGCCGCTAATGCAGAATTTTTAAGTTTTTCAGTAGCTGTGGATTCTTCAGTGTTGCAACTAGAAGATACTAACCCTGATTTGTCAGGCATTCAGCTACCAGAAGGAACATTTGTTGATCGCTTTGAGTTTGGTTCATTGTTATCGAATGGCATTCCCAGTGCTTTTGAAGATACGAATAATCTAGATAACGACCCCAATACTGATGTTCTTATTAGTTTCGCTTATTCCCGCGGTTTTGATGAAGACTGGCCCTTTGGCGCTGATGAAATTCCAGAAGGAGAAACATCGGTTGATTTAGGAAAATTACGGCTTCCCTTAGCAGATAGTTTTGATCCAGCTACTGACACCACAACCGCTAACATTATCCTGCGTGATCCAGATTCAAGTTTTCAAGCGAACCCAGAAGAAAATCTGGATGAGTTAGTAATCAGTGCTGAACAAGGAATTAATGAATCGCCAGTGGCTACAGACGATAGCAATCAGACTGACGAAGATACGGTTCTCAATGTTGATGCTGCCAATGGAGTCCTTACCAATGATAGCGACCCCGATGGGGACAATCTCACAGTTAGCGCGGTCAATGGAGAAGAAGCTAATGTTGGCACGACGTTTGAGTTAGATTCAGGAACTTTACTGACTCTCAATGCTGATGGAAGTTATGAATATGACCCCAATGGTGCATTTGAAGACCTCAACGACGGAGACACTGCTACTGATACCTTTACCTACACTGTAGCTGACGGGAATGGTGGTACAAATACCGCAGAGATAACAGTTACCATCGACGGAATTACCGATGGTTTTGATGAACCTGTTCTTAGTGCTGTCGATGATTTGGTCTTCGGAACTTCTAATAACGACACCCTCAATGCCGCTGATCAAAATGATCCTTACACAGGGAATAACCAAATCACCTTCACTGGCGCTGGGGAAGACCTTGTTGATGGTTCGATCGGGGGAGATGGTTCTAACCGTAATTATGGTGGCAGCAATGCTGATGAATTATTTGCAGGGAACAACGATCGTCTTTTTGGAGAAGGCGGTAACGATACCCTAGATGCTTCTCAAGGAACGGGTAATAACCGACTTTATGGAGGCGACGACAATGATGATCTCATTGCAGGAAATGATGATTTACTAACAGGTGGGAATGGAGACGATCGTCTTTTCGTGCGACAAGGCGGAAACAATCTTCTGATTGGCAATAGCGGCGCTGATCAATTCTGGATTGCTACTGATGAAATTCCCAACTCTCCTAACATCATTACCGATTTTACATCAGGAGAAGACGCGATCGGTTTCGGTGGTTTCCCAGACCTGAGTTTTAGTGATTTGAGTTTGAGTCAAGAAGGGTCAAACACTCTCATTGGTTTGGATGCTAACGACCCGATCGCTGAATTACAAGGGGTACAAGCCAATACCTTAACCGAAAATGACTTTGTTTTTGCAGCACAGTCTCCCCAGTAG
- a CDS encoding RpnC/YadD family protein, with product MTRNLHDQFSKDSLEELLYSFGKSEVDSKVASEVREIDFFFTPDPDKKANLTALGFLGKLALTPAVIEPYRNPINAQEVRKCLKKLLDLEASQQRRYRREQTPFSEQEAPTLWILSPTISDSVLEAFKAEPDLENWVEGFYFCGEGFRTVLVAIHQLPRTPDTLFLRIFGRGKVQMQAIEELQQLPETNPFRDRMLEIVANMVAILEVRQQEQQGLETEEREFLMQLSTVYTQRLEEAEQRGEQRGEQRGEQRGEQRGIAIAQRRFIRNLLSRGMTIEEIAELTELSPEEVTQLINQDEQ from the coding sequence TTGACTCGAAACCTTCACGATCAATTTAGTAAAGATTCTCTTGAAGAATTGCTCTATTCTTTTGGAAAAAGCGAGGTAGATTCTAAAGTGGCTTCCGAAGTTCGCGAAATTGATTTCTTTTTCACTCCTGATCCCGACAAGAAAGCTAACTTAACCGCATTAGGCTTCTTGGGGAAATTAGCGTTAACTCCTGCTGTCATTGAACCGTATCGTAATCCCATTAATGCCCAAGAAGTGCGAAAGTGCTTGAAAAAATTACTGGATTTAGAAGCAAGCCAACAACGACGCTACCGAAGAGAACAAACCCCATTCTCGGAACAAGAAGCGCCGACTCTCTGGATTCTCTCACCGACCATTTCTGACTCAGTGCTGGAAGCATTTAAAGCTGAACCAGACTTAGAAAACTGGGTGGAAGGTTTCTATTTTTGTGGGGAAGGATTCAGAACTGTTTTGGTTGCCATACACCAACTTCCTCGCACTCCCGACACCTTATTCTTAAGGATTTTTGGTCGCGGTAAGGTGCAAATGCAGGCAATTGAAGAGTTACAGCAACTACCAGAAACCAACCCCTTTCGGGATAGAATGCTCGAAATTGTAGCGAATATGGTTGCTATCTTAGAAGTAAGACAGCAAGAGCAACAAGGTTTAGAAACTGAAGAGAGGGAATTTCTCATGCAACTATCAACGGTTTATACCCAACGTCTAGAAGAGGCTGAACAACGCGGTGAACAACGCGGTGAACAGCGAGGTGAACAACGAGGTGAACAGCGTGGCATTGCGATCGCGCAGCGAAGATTCATCCGCAACCTTTTAAGTCGAGGCATGACAATTGAGGAAATTGCTGAACTCACTGAACTTTCCCCAGAAGAAGTGACTCAACTCATTAATCAAGATGAACAGTAG
- a CDS encoding RpnC/YadD family protein, translated as MTRNLHDQFSKDSLEELLYSFGKSEVDSKVASEVREIDFFFTPDPDKKANLTALGFLGKLALTPAVIEPYRNPIDVKEVRKCLKKLLDLEASQQRRYRREQTPLSEQEAPTLWILSPTISDSVLEAFRAKPDLENWVEGFYFCGEGLRTILVAIHQLPRTSDTLFLRIFGRGKVQMQAIEELQQLPPSNPFRDRMLEIVANMVAILEVRQQEQQGLESEEREFLMQLSTVYTQRLEEATQQGIEQGVKLAQKRLIRNLLSRGMTIEEIAELTELSPEEVTQLINQEQ; from the coding sequence TTGACTCGAAACCTTCACGACCAATTTAGTAAAGATTCTCTCGAAGAATTGCTCTATTCTTTTGGAAAAAGCGAGGTAGATTCTAAGGTGGCTTCCGAAGTTCGCGAAATTGATTTCTTTTTCACTCCTGATCCCGACAAGAAAGCTAACTTAACCGCATTAGGTTTCTTGGGAAAATTGGCGTTAACTCCTGCTGTCATTGAACCGTATCGTAATCCCATTGATGTTAAAGAAGTGCGGAAGTGCTTGAAAAAATTACTGGATTTAGAAGCAAGCCAACAACGACGCTACCGAAGAGAACAAACTCCTTTATCGGAACAAGAAGCGCCCACTCTCTGGATTCTCTCACCGACCATTTCTGACTCAGTGCTGGAAGCATTTCGAGCGAAACCAGATTTAGAAAACTGGGTGGAGGGCTTTTACTTTTGTGGAGAAGGATTGAGAACGATTCTCGTTGCCATACACCAACTCCCTCGCACTTCCGATACCTTATTCTTAAGAATATTTGGTCGCGGTAAGGTACAAATGCAGGCGATCGAAGAGTTACAGCAGTTGCCACCAAGCAATCCCTTTCGGGATAGAATGCTCGAAATTGTAGCGAATATGGTTGCTATCTTAGAAGTAAGACAGCAAGAGCAACAAGGTTTAGAAAGTGAAGAGAGGGAATTTCTTATGCAGTTATCAACGGTTTATACCCAACGTCTAGAAGAGGCAACTCAACAAGGCATTGAACAAGGGGTTAAACTTGCACAAAAAAGATTGATCCGTAACCTTTTAAGTCGAGGCATGACAATTGAGGAAATTGCTGAACTCACTGAACTTTCTCCAGAAGAAGTAACTCAACTCATTAATCAAGAGCAGTAG
- a CDS encoding Uma2 family endonuclease, producing the protein MTTTTLNLNPIIQLSKEQFYTLCAINPDTKLELNANGELIVMSPTGGETSAWNAELIIDLGVWNRQTGLGKTFDSSGGFALPNGAQRSPDVAWIPLEKWNALTTEEKKGFLPLCPDFVMELLSPSDSWKPGTEKMEEYKENGCRLGWLIEPRNKRVAIYRAKQAVEILEAPKFLSGEDVLKGFHLNLAKIWR; encoded by the coding sequence ATGACGACTACCACCCTCAACCTCAATCCCATCATTCAATTAAGCAAAGAACAATTTTACACCCTATGTGCAATCAACCCCGACACCAAGCTAGAGCTCAACGCTAACGGAGAATTAATTGTTATGTCGCCCACAGGTGGAGAAACCAGTGCTTGGAATGCTGAACTCATTATTGATTTAGGTGTATGGAATCGCCAAACGGGGTTGGGAAAAACCTTTGATTCTTCTGGGGGATTTGCTTTACCCAATGGCGCACAGCGATCGCCTGATGTCGCCTGGATTCCGTTAGAAAAATGGAACGCACTAACAACAGAGGAAAAGAAGGGCTTTCTCCCCCTGTGTCCTGATTTTGTCATGGAACTGCTATCTCCCTCAGATTCTTGGAAGCCAGGAACTGAGAAAATGGAAGAATATAAAGAAAATGGCTGTCGCTTAGGTTGGCTAATTGAACCACGAAATAAGCGAGTTGCGATCTACCGCGCCAAACAAGCGGTAGAAATTTTAGAAGCTCCCAAGTTTCTTTCTGGGGAAGATGTTTTGAAGGGATTTCACTTAAATCTTGCCAAAATCTGGCGGTAA
- a CDS encoding RpnC/YadD family protein → MTRNLHDQFSKDSLEELLYSFGKSEVDSKVASEVREIDFFFTPDPDKKANLTALGFLGKLALTPAMIEPYRNPIDVKEVRKCLKKLLDLEASQQRRYRREQTPLSEQEAPTLWILSPTISDSVLEAFKAEPDLENWVEGFYFCGEGFRTVLVAIHQLPRTRDTLFLRIFGRGKVQMQAIEELQQLPPSNPFRDRMLEIVANMVAILEVRQQEQQGLESEEREFLMQLSTVYTQRLQEAEQRGEQRGEQRGEQRGEQRGEERGIAIAQRRFIRNLLSRGMAIEEIAELTELSPEEVTQFINQEQ, encoded by the coding sequence TTGACTCGAAACCTTCACGACCAATTTAGTAAAGATTCTCTTGAAGAATTGCTCTATTCTTTTGGAAAAAGCGAGGTAGATTCTAAGGTGGCTTCCGAAGTTCGCGAAATTGATTTCTTTTTCACTCCTGATCCCGACAAGAAAGCTAACTTAACCGCATTAGGCTTCTTGGGGAAATTAGCGTTAACCCCAGCGATGATCGAACCGTATCGTAATCCCATTGATGTTAAGGAAGTGCGGAAGTGCTTAAAAAAGTTACTGGATTTAGAAGCAAGCCAACAACGACGCTACCGAAGAGAACAAACTCCTTTATCGGAACAAGAAGCGCCGACTCTCTGGATTCTCTCACCGACCATTTCTGACTCAGTGCTGGAAGCATTTAAAGCTGAACCAGATTTAGAAAACTGGGTGGAGGGCTTCTATTTTTGTGGCGAAGGATTCAGAACCGTTTTGGTAGCTATTCACCAACTCCCTCGCACTCGGGATACCTTATTTTTAAGGATTTTTGGTCGCGGTAAGGTGCAAATGCAGGCGATCGAAGAGTTACAGCAGTTGCCACCAAGCAACCCCTTTCGGGATAGAATGCTCGAAATTGTAGCGAATATGGTTGCTATCTTAGAAGTAAGACAGCAAGAGCAACAAGGTTTAGAAAGTGAAGAGAGGGAATTTCTCATGCAACTATCAACAGTTTATACCCAACGTCTTCAAGAGGCTGAACAACGCGGTGAACAACGCGGTGAACAACGCGGTGAACAACGAGGTGAACAACGCGGTGAAGAGCGTGGCATTGCGATCGCGCAACGAAGATTCATCCGTAACCTCTTAAGTCGAGGCATGGCAATTGAGGAAATTGCTGAACTCACTGAACTTTCCCCAGAAGAAGTGACTCAATTCATTAATCAAGAGCAGTAG
- a CDS encoding RpnC/YadD family protein produces the protein MTRNLHDQFSKDSLEELLYSFGKSEVDSKVASEVREIDFFFTPDPDKKANLTALGFLGKLALTPAVIEPYRNPIDVKEVRKCLKKLLDLEASQQRRYRREQTPFSEQETPTLWILSPTISNSVIEAFGAKPDLDNWVEGFYFCVEGLRTVLVAIHQLPRTPDTLFLRIFGRGKVQMQAIEELQQLPPSNPFRDRMLEIVANMVAILEVRQQEQQGLESEEREFLMQLSTVYTQRLQEAEQRGITIAQRRFIRNLLSRGMAIEEIAELTELSPEEVTQFINQEQ, from the coding sequence TTGACTCGAAACCTTCACGACCAATTTAGTAAAGATTCTCTTGAAGAATTGCTCTATTCTTTTGGAAAAAGCGAGGTAGATTCTAAGGTGGCTTCCGAAGTTCGCGAAATTGATTTCTTTTTCACTCCTGATCCCGACAAGAAAGCTAACTTAACCGCATTAGGTTTCTTGGGAAAATTGGCGTTAACTCCTGCTGTCATTGAACCGTATCGTAATCCCATTGATGTTAAAGAAGTGCGGAAGTGCTTGAAAAAATTACTGGATTTAGAAGCAAGCCAACAACGACGCTACCGAAGAGAACAAACCCCATTCTCGGAACAAGAAACGCCTACCCTCTGGATTCTCTCACCGACCATTTCCAACTCAGTAATTGAAGCATTTGGGGCGAAACCAGACTTAGATAACTGGGTGGAGGGCTTTTACTTTTGTGTAGAAGGATTGAGAACCGTTCTCGTTGCCATACACCAACTCCCTCGCACTCCCGACACCTTATTCTTAAGGATTTTTGGTCGCGGTAAAGTACAAATGCAGGCGATCGAAGAGTTACAGCAGTTGCCGCCAAGCAACCCCTTTCGGGATAGAATGCTCGAAATTGTAGCGAATATGGTTGCTATCTTAGAAGTAAGACAGCAAGAGCAACAAGGTTTAGAAAGTGAAGAGAGGGAATTTCTTATGCAGTTATCAACAGTTTATACACAACGTCTTCAAGAAGCTGAACAACGAGGCATCACGATCGCGCAGCGAAGATTCATCCGCAACCTTTTAAGTCGAGGCATGGCAATTGAGGAAATTGCTGAACTTACTGAACTTTCCCCAGAAGAAGTAACTCAATTCATTAATCAAGAGCAGTAG